In the genome of Colletes latitarsis isolate SP2378_abdomen chromosome 9, iyColLati1, whole genome shotgun sequence, one region contains:
- the LOC143345799 gene encoding serine hydrolase BPHL-like, with the protein MTSFRGFTFNISIWLCTVLFITVPNEVKSHSSTRHNHGMHGTTHSTSPCTTTDPSNSNNNNNETLPQEQKVNVDGVNINYLRVGTGEHVVLLLPGAMGTIWMNYKPQIEGLSKDKFTIIAWDPPGYGKSRPPDRTFPLNFFHRDAAWARNLMKTIGYERFSLVGWSDGGITAMIMAAKYPENIRKLISVAANSYISPREMEEYESVRNIDTWPNEPRQPLVDYYGEEYFRNTWAAWVDGFKNIYEKRDGNLCKELLPDIRCPTLIVQGSNDEGVPPEHPVYLRDHIAGAKMRIIDNGVHPVQLQFPELFNSIVTNFLTE; encoded by the exons ATGACATCGTTTCGAGGTTTTACTTTCAACATATCGATTTGGCTATGcactgttttatttataaccGTTCCAAACGAGGTTAAGTCACACTCGTCGACGAGACATAATCACGGTATGCACGGAACAACACATAGTACATCACCTTGTACGACCACCGACCCATCCaatagcaacaacaacaacaatgaaACCCTCCCACAAGAGCAAAAAGTTAACGTCGATGGGGTGAATATAAATTACTTGCGTGTTGGAACTGGTGAACACGTTGTTCTGCTACTGCCCGGAGCGATGG GTACAATCTGGATGAACTATAAACCACAAATAGAGGGTCTCAGTAAAGACAAGTTCACCATAATTGCATGGGATCCGCCAGGCTATGGAAAGTCAAGGCCACCCGACAGGACgtttccattaaatttttttcatCGCGACGCAGCATGGGCTCGTAATTTAATGAAAACTATAGGCTACGAGAGATTTTCGTTGGTCGGATGGAGCGACGGCGGCATTACCGCCATGATAATGGCCGCCAAGTATcccgaaaatattcgaaagttgaTAAGCGTTGCAGCGAACTCGTACATATCACCGCGAGAAATGGAAGAGTACGAAA GTGTTAGAAACATCGACACTTGGCCGAACGAGCCACGACAACCACTGGTAGATTACTACGGCGAGGAATATTTCCGAAACACCTGGGCAGCTTGGGTGGACGGTTTCAAGAATATTTACGAAAAACGAGATGGTAACTTGTGCAAAGAATTGTTGCCGGACATCAGATGTCCTACTTTGATCGTACAAGGAAGTAACGACGAAGGTGTTCCTCCCGAGCATCCGGTTTATTTGAGGGATCACATTGCTGGAGCAAA GATGAGAATAATCGACAACGGAGTACATCCTGTGCAGCTACAGTTTCCAGAGCTATTTAACTCTATCGTTACCAACTTTTTAACCGAATAA
- the LOC143345800 gene encoding serine hydrolase BPHL-like codes for MTLFQSFTFNISIWLCTVLFLTVPNEVKSHSSTRHNHGMHGTTHSTSPCTTTDPSNSNNNNNETLPQEQKVNVDGVNINYLRVGTGEHVVLLLPGAMGSIWTNFKPQIEGLSKEKFTIVALDLPGYGKSRPPNRTFPTNFLQRDAVWAHNLMKVLGYKKYSLVGWSAGGVVSIILAGMYPENVRKLVAVAANCYVSEQDMQNYELIRNIDNWPEEVRQPLIAYYGEEYFRKTWADGVDGIKNLYDNRNGSLCRESLPNITSPTLILQGSNDAGIRPEHPVYLRDHIAGAQMKIIENGIHPVQLQFPDQFNSIVTKFLTE; via the exons ATGACGTTGTTTCAAAGTTTTACTTTCAACATATCGATCTGGCTATGCACTGTTTTATTTCTAACCGTTCCGAACGAGGTTAAGTCACACTCGTCGACGAGACATAATCACGGTATGCACGGAACAACACATAGTACATCACCTTGTACGACCACCGACCCATCCaatagcaacaacaacaacaatgaaACCCTCCCACAAGAGCAAAAAGTTAACGTCGATGGGGTGAATATAAATTACTTGCGTGTTGGAACTGGTGAACACGTTGTTCTGTTACTGCCCGGAGCGATGG GTTCAATCTGGACGAACTTTAAACCACAAATAGAGGGTCTGAGTAAAGAAAAATTCACCATAGTTGCATTGGATCTGCCTGGTTATGGAAAGTCCAGACCACCCAACAGGACGTTTCCAACAAATTTTTTGCAGCGAGACGCTGTTTGGGCCCATAATTTAATGAAAGTTTTGGGTTATAAGAAATATTCGTTGGTTGGATGGAGTGCGGGGGGCGTTGTTTCTATAATACTCGCTGGGATGTATCCCGAAAATGTTCGAAAGTTGGTAGCCGTTGCAGCAAACTGCTACGTATCCGAGCAAGATATGCAAAATTACGAAT TGATCCGAAATATCGACAATTGGCCAGAGGAGGTACGACAACCACTAATAGCTTATTACGGTGAGGAGTATTTCCGAAAAACTTGGGCAGATGGGGTCGACGGCATTAAGAATCTGTACGACAATCGAAACGGTAGCTTGTGCAGAGAATCGTTACCGAATATCACATCTCCCACTTTGATCCTTCAAGGAAGCAACgatgctgggattcgcccagagCATCCAGTTTATTTGAGAGATCATATCGCTGGAGCTCA gaTGAAGATAATCGAAAATGGAATACACCCTGTGCAATTGCAGTTTCCGGACCAATTCAACTCTATCGTTACCAAATTTTTAACCGAATAA